The Magnolia sinica isolate HGM2019 chromosome 9, MsV1, whole genome shotgun sequence genome contains a region encoding:
- the LOC131256018 gene encoding probable galacturonosyltransferase 4, whose translation MMLRRKPVLILLVFTVLAPIVLYKDRIGRFTNPSSKDVFYDDASNLNFRGKIGKLKALSQESSNAVEEPIRILHLENSSHSASNFDEYRRIRSSTGGLPLRKSTQHRARVLSATEEGIQSEKENPIEQVTENAGFQKPELGSENGAEGHENAEENKSEQQSSQVSGEADLEKPLEAYPERQNHTTAAPDARVRQLKDQLIRGKVFLGLGPIRNNPQFVKELRLRMKEVTKALGGASKDSELQKNALEKLTAMEQTLAKGKQIQDDCSAVVKKLRATLNKAEEQLRLQKKQTLFLTQLTAKTIPKGLHCLPLRLSTEYYFLNPSQRQFPNQEKLEDPELYHYALFSDNILAAAVVVNSTVFHAKDPEKHVIHIVTDRLNYAPMRMWFLANPPGKATIQVQNIEEFTWLNSSYSPVLKQLSTASMIDYYFKARQANSDSNLKFRNPKYLSILNHLRFYLPEIFPKLNKVLFLDDDIVVQKDLTGLWRLDLKGNVNGAVETCGENFHRFDRYLNFSHPLISKNFDPRACGWAYGMNIFDLAEWRKQNITEVYHSWQRLNEDRTLWRLGTLPPGLITFWKRTFALDRSWHVLGLGYNPDVNQKQIDRAAVIHYNGNMKPWLEIGMPRYRKYWTQFVDYDQTYLQDCNINP comes from the exons ATGATGTTGAGAAGAAAGCCGGTCTTGATTTTGCTCGTTTTTACAGTTCTTGCTCCCATCGTTCTTTACAAGGACAGGATCGGAAGATTCACGAATCCCAGCA gTAAAGATGTATTCTATGATGATGCGTCGAATCTG AATTTCAGGGGCAAGATCGGAAAATTAAAGGCACTTTCGCAG GAATCATCCAATGCTGTGGAAGAACCTATCAGAATCTTACATTTGGAGAATTCGAGCCATTCGGCTTCAAATTTCGATGAATATAGAAGAATCAGATCATCTACGGGAG GATTGCCATTGAGGAAATCTACACAACATAGAGCCCGAGTGTTGTCGGCAACTGAGGAGGGAATTCAGTCCGAAAAGGAAAATCCCATTGAGCAAGTAACAGAGAACGCTGGATTTCAGAAACCTGAATTGGGCTCGGAAAATGGAGCTGAAGGACACGAAAATGCGGAG GAGAATAAATCTGAGCAACAATCTTCCCAAGTATCGGGCGAAGCTGATTTAGAAAAACCTCTTGAGGCCTACCCAGAGAGGCAGAATCATACGACAGCAGCACCAGATGCCCGTGTTCGGCAACTTAAAGATCAGTTGATCAGAGGAAAGGTTTTCCTTGGCCTAGGGCCTATTCGAAACAACCCTCAATTCGTAAAGGAACTCAGGTTGCGAATGAAGGAAGTTACTAAAGCACTTGGCGGTGCATCCAAGGATTCTGAACTGCAAAAGAA TGCCTTGGAAAAACTGACGGCAATGGAGCAAACCTTGGCCAAGGGTAAGCAGATTCAAGATGACTGCTCTGCAGTTGTAAAGAAGCTTCGTGCCACACTCAACAAAGCGGAAGAACAGCTCCGGTTACAGAAGAAGCAGACCTTGTTTTTGACACAACTCACGGCGAAGACTATCCCCAAAGGTCTTCACTGTCTTCCTTTGCGTCTTTCCACCGAGTACTATTTTCTAAACCCCAGCCAACGTCAGTTCCCGAATCAGGAGAAACTGGAAGATCCCGAACTGTATCATTACGCTCTGTTCTCAGATAACATATTGGCAGCGGCGGTGGTCGTGAACTCTACTGTCTTTCATGCCAAG GACCCAGAAAAGCATGTCATCCACATTGTCACTGATAGGCTTAACTATGCACCAATGAGGATGTGGTTTCTGGCCAATCCACCTGGAAAAGCCACTATACAAGTTCAGAACATTGAAGAGTTTACATGGCTGAATTCAAGTTACAGTCCAGTTCTCAAGCAGCTCAGTACTGCTTCCATGATAGATTATTACTTTAAGGCCCGCCAAGCAAACTCGGATTCAAACTTGAAGTTCCGCAACCCCAAGTACCTCTCTATCCTAAATCATCTCCGATTTTACCTACCGGAGATCTTCCCAAAGCTCAACAAAGTGCTCTTCTTAGATGATGATATAGTTGTGCAGAAGGATCTGACTGGCCTTTGGAGGCTTGATCTGAAAGGAAATGTCAATGGTGCAGTTGAAACATGTGGCGAAAACTTCCACCGTTTTGATAGGTATCTCAACTTCTCACATCCCCTTATTTCCAAGAACTTTGACCCTCGTGCTTGCGGATGGGCGTACGGAATGAATATCTTTGATTTGGCGGAATGGAGGAAGCAAAATATAACGGAGGTCTACCACTCATGGCAGAGACTG AATGAGGACAGAACACTATGGAGGTTGGGGACTTTGCCGCCAGGTCTGATAACATTTTGGAAGCGGACATTCgccctcgaccggtcatggcATGTCCTGGGCCTTGGCTACAACCCAGATGTCAATCAGAAGCAAATCGATCGGGCTGCCGTCATACACTATAATGGGAACATGAAGCCATGGCTTGAAATAGGCATGCCAAGGTATCGAAAATACTGGACACAATTCGTCGATTATGATCAAACATATTTACAGGACTGCAACATCAATCCTTAG
- the LOC131256019 gene encoding glucose-1-phosphate adenylyltransferase small subunit, chloroplastic/amyloplastic yields the protein MAITAASAAIGISKLFPTSASSNPQNPTSKTPFLISRTQNLSSSSSSHLSGGGDSKLLSKAVSSCKKTVPGFRSPILVSPKAVSDSRNSQTCLDPDASRSVLGIILGGGAGTRLYPLTKKRAKPAVPLGANYRLIDIPVSNCLNSNISKIYVLTQFNSASLNRHLSRAYGSNMSGYKNEGFVEVLAAQQSPENPNWFQGTADAVRQYLWLFEEHNVMEFLVLAGDHLYRMDYERFIQAHRETDADITVAALPMDEKRATAFGLMKIDEEGRIIEFSEKPKGEQLKAMKVDTTILGLDDERAKEMPYIASMGIYVVSKDVMLQLLRDKFPGANDFGSEVIPGATSIGMRVQAYLYDGYWEDIGTIEAFYNANLGITKKPVPDFSFYDRSSPIYTQPRYLPPSKMLDADVTDSVIGEGCVIKNCKIHHSVVGLRSCISEGAIIEDTLLMGADYYETDADRRFLAAKGSVPIGIGKNSHIKRAIIDKNARIGDDVKIVNQDNVQEAARETDGYFIKSGIVTIIKDALIPSGTII from the exons ATGGCGATTACAGCAGCATCGGCGGCGATTGGCATATCAAAGCTCTTTCCCACTTCTGCTTCTTCAAACCCTCAAAACCCTACTTCCAAAACCCCTTTTCTCATATCTCGAACTCAAaacctctcttcttcctcttcctcccaTCTATCCGGCGGTGGTGACAGCAAGCTCCTCTCCAAAGCGGTTTCCAGCTGCAAGAAAACCGTTCCCGGTTTCAGATCTCCGATCTTGGTTTCTCCGAAGGCCGTTTCCGACTCCCGGAACTCTCAGACCTGTCTCGATCCCGATGCTAGCAGA AGTGTATTGGGAATTATACTTGGAGGCGGAGCTGGTACCCGCCTGTACCCTCTCACCAAAAAGAGAGCAAAGCCTGCTGTTCCTTTAGGAGCCAACTATAGGCTAATTGATATTCCTGTTAGCAATTGCTTGAACAGTAACATATCAAAGATCTATGTTCTAACACAATTCAATTCTGCATCTCTTAACCGCCACCTTTCCCGTGCATATGGAAGTAACATGAGTGGATACAAGAATGAAGGGTTTGTTGAAGTTCTTGCTGCTCAGCAGAGCCCTGAGAATCCAAACTGGTTCCAG GGAACTGCTGATGCTGTGAGGCAGTATTTATGGCTGTTTGAGGAACATAATGTCATGGAATTCCTAGTTCTTGCTGGAGATCATTTATATCGTATGGATTATGAGAGGTTCATTCAAGCACACAGAGAAACTGATGCAGATATCACTGTGGCTGCATTGCCAATGGATGAAAAACGTGCAACTGCATTCGGTCTGATGAAGATTGACGAAGAAGGTCGGATTATTGAATTTTCCGAAAAACCTAAAGGCGAGCAGCTTAAAGCAATGAAG GTTGACACTACCATTTTAGGCCTTGATGATGAGAGAGCAAAAGAGATGCCTTATATTGCAAGTATGGGTATTTATGTGGTCAGCAAAGATGTGATGTTGCAGTTGCTTCGAGACAAGTTCCCTGGAGCCAATGATTTTGGAAGTGAAGTTATTCCTGGTGCAACTTCCATTGGAATGAGG GTACAAGCCTACTTGTATGATGGCTATTGGGAGGACATTGGTACAATTGAGGCTTTCTATAATGCGAATTTGGGGATCACCAAAAAGCCAGTTCCAGATTTTAG CTTCTACGATCGTTCTTCTCCAATCTATACACAACCTCGGTACTTGCCACCTTCCAAGATGCTTGATGCTGATGTTACGGACAGCGTCATCGGTGAGGGTTGTGTCATCAAG AACTGCAAAATCCACCATTCTGTTGTTGGGCTTCGTTCTTGCATTTCGGAGGGTGCGATCATTGAGGACACATTACTGATGGGGGCTGATTACTATGAG ACGGATGCCGACAGGAGATTTCTGGCAGCGAAAGGTAGCGTCCCCATTGGCATAGGAAAGAACTCTCACATCAAAAGGGCTATCATCGACAAGAACGCTCGAATCGGAGATGATGTGAAG ATCGTCAACCAGGATAATGTCCAAGAAGCGGCAAGAGAAACAGATGGGTACTTCATCAAGAGCGGCATCGTCACCATAATCAAAGATGCGTTGATACCAAGCGGGACCATCATATAA